AATCGCTCTGGTCCGTTGTCCTCGCAGATGCAACACGCGACGAGCACGAAGATGCGCTCCTGCGCATGGTTGCAAATCTGCTTGGTGTCTCTGATCGCGACAGCAACCTCGCACGCCAACGCGCATCAGGCGCATGATCGCCTCTCTGCCGATGTATGATCTGCCCGCGCTTCACAGTGCGAACGATCTTTTTTGGCAAGCCATCCGCGCCACTCTCGGCCACGGGCCAGCGGCTCTCACCCGCACAGGCGATCTCTGGGATCACTGGCAATCGCCTGATCTCCTGCTCTCCCAGACCTGCGGCTTTCCCTACCGCGCGCGCCTCCACGGACATGTGCAGCTTGTCGCCACGCCTGACTTCGGCCTGCCCGACTGCCCCGCTGGCCACTACAACTCGGTCTTTGTCGCCCGCCGGACTGACAAAGTCAGCGCGCTCGAAGACCTTGCAGGCAAGCGCTTTGCCTTTAACGAGCCAATGTCCCAATCGGGCTGGGCCGCGCCCAAAGTGCATCTCGACAGTCTCGGCCTCGCCCATGGCCCCCTTGTCCAGACAGGCGGGCACGCTCTGTCTGCCGCCGCCGTTGCCGAAGGCAGCGCCGATTTTGCAGCCCTTGATGCCCAGACATGGCGGCTTCTCACCCGCCACACCCCGCTTGGCGAGGCGCTCGACGTCGTCGCCCAGACCGCGCCCACACCAGCCCTGCCCTACATTACAAGCCTGACCCAAGATGCAGACGCACTCTTCGCCGCGATGAGCACAGCCCTCTCCACCCTTGATTCGGCCACACAAGACGCCCTTGGCCTTAAGGCTTTGGTCACCGTGCCGAGCCAAGATTACCTCGCAGTCGCCACACCAAAACCGCCTCAGATCTGATCTTTTCATCAAACCCCTTGCGCAACATAGGGGGCTTCTGGCATCGTGCCCGAAGATTTGATCAAATTATGGCGACCCCATGTTACCCGACTTAAGTTCTCTTCGTATCGCGGCCTCTGACCTAAACGGAAGGATGCGCGGCAAGCGCCTGCCCGCCGATTTTATGCGCAAAGTCGAAAACGGCGCAGTCCGTATGCCCCTCTCGGTTCTCAATGTCGATATTTGGGGTGCAGACATCGATGATAACCCGCTGGTTTTTGAAACTGGTGACCGCGACGGCTATATGCAGCCCACAGGCCGCGGCGCTGTTCCGATGCCATGGTTGTCTGATGACGCCTATCTCATGCCCGCCACCATGCTCAAAGAAGACCAGACCCCCTTTGAGGGCGACCCACGCCGCGCGCTTGAACGCGTGCTTGAGCGCTACACGGCCAAAGGCTGGGAAGTTCGCGCTGCCGCGGAAATGGAATTCTATCTTGTCGATGACAGTGGCGAGACGCCCGTGCAGGTCAAGAACCCGCGCACTGGCCGCCCGCTTGTCGGCGCCAATATCCTCTCACTGGCCGAGCTTGACGCCTTCGAACCCTTCTTCAACTCGCTTTATCGCGCCTGTGATATGATGGATATCCCCGCACAAACAGCGATTTCAGAGGTCGGAACAGGCCAGTTTGAGATTGATATCAATCACCGCGAAGCCATGGAAGCCGCTGACAACGCTTGGCTTTTCAAGACAATGGTCAAAGGCATCGCGCGCCAGCACAATATGGCGGCAACCTTCATGCCAAAGCCCTTCGCAGGCGACGCTGGCACAGGCCTTCATGTGCATTTCTCGGTTGTGGACGCTGACGGCAATAACGTCTTTGATGACGGCTCAGAGGAAGGAAATGACACCCTGCTCCACGCTGTTGCTGGCTGCCTTGAGGCCATGCGCGCTTCGACACTCGTGTTTGCGCCCCACGGCCCAAGCTATGACCGGATCGTGCCAGGCGAACACGCTCCAATTTCGGTTTGTTGGGGCTATGAAAACCGCACCGCCGCAATCCGTATCCCCGCAGGCCCGCCCGCTGGGCGGCGCATCGAGCACCGTATCGCTGGCGGAGACACCAATATCTATCTTCACCTCGCCGCTGTGCTTGGGGCCGCTATCGACGGTATCGAGCGCAAGGCGACACCCCCCGCCCCGATCACAGGCAATGCCTATGAAGGTGAGCACCCCGAGCTTGTGACCAATTGGAACGACGCCATTGATCTCTTTGAAAATGATCCACTAATCGCCCAAATCTTCCATCCTCGGTTGATCGAAAACTTGGTGATGACCAAGCGCCAAGAGCTGCGGCTGCTGGCCGATATCCCGCCCGAAGACCATTGGATGACATATCTGGAAACTGTTTAAGCCCCTCTTGCGCGGTTCATCAGGCCGCAATAGTCTGGGTTTGATCAAATAGGTGACACATGAAAATCGGTATTTTGCAAACGGGGCATGCACCCGACGAGCTTCTGGCAACAGAAGGCGATTATGACGCTATGTTCCGCAGTCTTCTCTCAGGAGAAGGCTTCACGTTTGAAACTTTCAATGTCGTTGATGGCGCATTTCCGAGCGGGCCAGAGGCCGCAGATGCCTGGCTCATCACAGGCTCCAAGCACGGCGCCTATGAAGACCACGCTTGGATCCCGCCCCTCGAAGACCTGATCCGCGCGATCAGCGCCACAGCAAAGCCCCTGATCGGCATTTGCTTTGGTCACCAAATCATCGCGCAGGCTCTGGGCGGCAAGGTCGAGAAGTTCGCAGGCGGCTGGGCCGTAGGCCGTCAAACCTATGATATGGATGGCAAAAAGCTCGCCGTAAACGCATGGCACCAAGATCAAGTTGTCGCCCTGCCTGCTGCCACCAAAGTCCTCGCGGGCAACGCCCATTGTGAAAACGCCGTACTGATGATCGGTGAAAATACCCTGACAATCCAGCCACACCCTGAGTTTGGCGCAGGTGTCATCGCGGGGCTGATCGCCCATCGGGGCGGGGCCGTGCCAGCCGAGCTTCTGAACGCGGCAAAAGCCGAACTTGAAAACACAACAAACCGCGGCATCTTCCGCGATATGATGGTCGCGCATCTCAAACGCCAGACAGCAGAGGCCACATCATGAACGATGAATGGACAAGCCAACTTCCCGAAGCCGCCCAAGCCTATCTCGAAGGCCGTAAGCTTGACGAGGTCGAGTGTATCATCTCCGATCTGCCCGGCATCGCCCGCGGCAAGGCGGTTCCTGCAACAAAATTTATGCGGCAGGAGTATTTCCACCTTCCCGACAGCATCTTTTACCAGACCATCACTGGCGACTGGGGTGAAGCTGCAGGCGACGACGGATTTATAGAGCGAGACATGATCCTGCGCCCTGACATGAGCACAGCAACAGCCGCGCCATGGACAGGAGACTGGACCCTCCAGATCATTCATGACGCCTATGATCGCAAAAACAAACCGATCGAATTTGCGCCCCGCAACGTGCTCAAGCGCGTGGTCGAGCTCTATCGAAAGCAAGGTCTTGAGCCCGTTGTTGCGCCGGAGATGGAGTTTTTCCTCGTGGCGCGCAACATCGACCCCGCCAAAAAGATCGAGCCAATGATGGGCCGTTCGGGCCGCCCTGCCGCAGCGCGTCAGGCCTATTCCATGACTGCCGTTGACGAATTCGGCCCCGTGATCGACGACATCTATGATTTCGCCGAAGCGCAAGGCTTTGAGATCGACGGGATCACCCA
This genomic window from Lentibacter algarum contains:
- a CDS encoding PhnD/SsuA/transferrin family substrate-binding protein → MIASLPMYDLPALHSANDLFWQAIRATLGHGPAALTRTGDLWDHWQSPDLLLSQTCGFPYRARLHGHVQLVATPDFGLPDCPAGHYNSVFVARRTDKVSALEDLAGKRFAFNEPMSQSGWAAPKVHLDSLGLAHGPLVQTGGHALSAAAVAEGSADFAALDAQTWRLLTRHTPLGEALDVVAQTAPTPALPYITSLTQDADALFAAMSTALSTLDSATQDALGLKALVTVPSQDYLAVATPKPPQI
- a CDS encoding glutamine synthetase family protein translates to MLPDLSSLRIAASDLNGRMRGKRLPADFMRKVENGAVRMPLSVLNVDIWGADIDDNPLVFETGDRDGYMQPTGRGAVPMPWLSDDAYLMPATMLKEDQTPFEGDPRRALERVLERYTAKGWEVRAAAEMEFYLVDDSGETPVQVKNPRTGRPLVGANILSLAELDAFEPFFNSLYRACDMMDIPAQTAISEVGTGQFEIDINHREAMEAADNAWLFKTMVKGIARQHNMAATFMPKPFAGDAGTGLHVHFSVVDADGNNVFDDGSEEGNDTLLHAVAGCLEAMRASTLVFAPHGPSYDRIVPGEHAPISVCWGYENRTAAIRIPAGPPAGRRIEHRIAGGDTNIYLHLAAVLGAAIDGIERKATPPAPITGNAYEGEHPELVTNWNDAIDLFENDPLIAQIFHPRLIENLVMTKRQELRLLADIPPEDHWMTYLETV
- a CDS encoding type 1 glutamine amidotransferase; the protein is MKIGILQTGHAPDELLATEGDYDAMFRSLLSGEGFTFETFNVVDGAFPSGPEAADAWLITGSKHGAYEDHAWIPPLEDLIRAISATAKPLIGICFGHQIIAQALGGKVEKFAGGWAVGRQTYDMDGKKLAVNAWHQDQVVALPAATKVLAGNAHCENAVLMIGENTLTIQPHPEFGAGVIAGLIAHRGGAVPAELLNAAKAELENTTNRGIFRDMMVAHLKRQTAEATS